In the Desertifilum tharense IPPAS B-1220 genome, one interval contains:
- a CDS encoding NACHT domain-containing NTPase, whose translation MTGLEPVIYTAATQALTRLVVETLGKKSGGKFLGIFSNLSDAAKLAIDNASKKYIQNYTERHGVLKVLGMKEAVDLESIYTSVQLLDEQEICNFETVEALEQAFRKSQRRRFQTEKSGKKTGIEIANQHQYLMVLGSPGAGKSTFLRKMGLEALKSQKGQLKHQCIPVFIELKRFTGNEINIKQEIAQEFDICGFPSAEKFTNQALEQGKLLILLDGLDEVPTQNLNQIVNQIQDFVDRYQKNRFIASCRVAAYRSSFRRFRDVVMADFDDTQIQQFINNWFQSDVDRQTGTAKKCWKTLQKPENTSAKELAYTPLLLTFLCLVYNRAQSFPDNRSILYRKALRILLEEWAAEKRIVQDEIYQGLHTELEEILLSEVAYSGFKTNRLFFSQREIVEQIKTFLSGNLNAPQHLDGKAVLNAITVQQGVLVERAENIYSFSHLTLQEYLTAQYIDDRRLIQQLVTEHLTDQRWKEVFLLVAGLMRGGADELLLLMEQQAQQYTKNPKLQALLNWADRATAGSKSYLKGVAKRAIANAYTYANTYANVIVNAITYTNLNVIANDNADGNMIAFRKGFNKGYTIAKANTNLIFYHNTIAIATIHAPNYSRIYLLTSAYANAYANVHTNAYAIAINSFLNIVQKLEKLPPVFTKVNFPVLTTRLKTLKAKIPDDTQPQEVHSQFAKRLIEIWLQAFHLTPELIDFSPEELEEIDNTYFYINYLIIQCKQAAVRVSPQTWEGIEERMLKVPELPNPEL comes from the coding sequence ATGACTGGACTGGAACCTGTAATTTACACTGCTGCGACTCAGGCTTTGACTAGACTTGTAGTTGAAACCCTTGGGAAGAAAAGTGGAGGTAAGTTTTTAGGTATTTTTAGCAATTTAAGTGATGCCGCTAAACTAGCAATTGACAATGCGTCTAAAAAATACATCCAAAATTATACTGAGCGTCACGGAGTTCTGAAGGTTTTGGGAATGAAAGAAGCCGTAGATTTAGAGTCCATTTATACTAGCGTACAGCTTTTAGATGAACAAGAGATTTGTAATTTTGAGACGGTTGAAGCTTTAGAACAAGCTTTTCGTAAAAGTCAAAGGCGCAGGTTTCAAACTGAAAAGTCTGGAAAGAAAACAGGAATTGAGATTGCTAACCAACATCAATATCTCATGGTTCTGGGGAGTCCTGGCGCAGGAAAATCAACTTTTTTACGAAAAATGGGTTTAGAAGCCCTTAAAAGTCAAAAAGGGCAACTCAAACATCAATGTATTCCTGTCTTTATTGAACTCAAGAGATTTACTGGTAATGAAATTAATATAAAGCAAGAAATTGCTCAAGAGTTTGACATCTGCGGGTTTCCTTCAGCAGAAAAATTTACAAATCAGGCTTTAGAACAAGGTAAGCTGCTGATTTTACTAGATGGTTTGGATGAGGTTCCCACCCAGAATTTAAATCAGATCGTTAATCAAATTCAAGATTTTGTCGATCGGTATCAAAAGAATCGATTTATTGCTTCCTGTCGGGTTGCTGCCTATCGTAGCAGCTTTCGCCGCTTTCGAGATGTGGTGATGGCAGATTTTGATGATACTCAAATTCAGCAGTTTATTAATAATTGGTTTCAGTCTGATGTAGATCGACAAACAGGCACAGCAAAGAAATGCTGGAAAACCTTACAAAAACCCGAAAATACCTCGGCAAAAGAGCTAGCTTATACACCATTATTACTGACGTTCCTTTGTTTGGTTTATAACAGAGCGCAAAGTTTTCCGGACAATCGTAGTATTCTTTACCGAAAAGCATTAAGAATTTTATTAGAGGAATGGGCGGCAGAGAAACGTATTGTTCAAGATGAGATTTATCAAGGACTGCACACAGAACTTGAAGAGATTTTATTGTCTGAAGTTGCCTATAGTGGCTTCAAGACAAATCGATTATTTTTCTCTCAAAGAGAGATTGTTGAGCAAATCAAAACGTTTCTATCTGGAAATTTGAATGCACCCCAACATTTAGATGGAAAAGCCGTTTTGAATGCAATCACTGTTCAACAGGGGGTATTAGTTGAACGCGCCGAGAATATTTACTCATTTTCGCATTTAACGCTTCAGGAATATCTAACGGCTCAATATATTGACGATCGGCGTTTGATTCAACAGCTGGTTACTGAGCATCTCACCGATCAACGTTGGAAAGAAGTCTTTTTACTGGTGGCTGGGTTAATGCGGGGAGGAGCAGATGAGTTGTTATTGTTGATGGAACAACAAGCGCAACAGTATACCAAGAATCCCAAATTACAAGCTTTGTTAAACTGGGCAGATCGAGCAACGGCTGGCTCAAAAAGTTATTTGAAAGGAGTAGCTAAAAGAGCGATCGCTAACGCATACACTTACGCTAATACCTACGCTAACGTTATTGTCAATGCCATCACCTACACAAACCTTAACGTTATCGCCAACGATAATGCTGATGGCAACATGATTGCCTTCCGTAAGGGGTTCAACAAGGGCTACACAATCGCTAAGGCTAATACCAACCTCATTTTTTACCACAACACCATAGCTATTGCCACGATACACGCCCCCAACTACAGTAGGATATATTTGCTTACTAGTGCCTACGCTAATGCCTACGCTAACGTCCATACCAATGCCTATGCTATCGCTATCAATTCCTTCCTCAACATTGTTCAAAAGCTAGAAAAATTACCACCCGTTTTCACTAAGGTCAATTTTCCAGTTTTAACGACTAGATTGAAAACCTTAAAAGCAAAAATACCAGACGACACCCAACCCCAAGAAGTGCATTCACAATTTGCCAAGCGTCTGATTGAAATCTGGCTTCAAGCTTTCCACTTGACACCAGAACTGATCGATTTTTCTCCAGAGGAGCTAGAGGAAATTGATAATACCTATTTCTACATCAATTACCTAATTATTCAGTGCAAACAGGCCGCCGTGCGAGTCTCGCCCCAAACCTGGGAGGGTATTGAGGAGCGGATGTTGAAAGTGCCAGAACTACCAAACCCGGAACTTTAA
- a CDS encoding PAS domain S-box protein, with protein sequence MHVNQQSSALSPLELKVQTFFELSEDLCCILGSDGAFKALNSVWTDCLGWQPEELRSQTWLALVDPQDTPSSQTALKSCINQKRYPLQNRYRHKDGTYHRCQWRFSATPDGDIYAIGKLATASPALETQVKLYHQALEATTCGITIADLHKPDYPIIYCNRAFEQITGYSQAEVLGQNCRFLQTPDTDPVAVEQIRICLREGISCKVILKNQRKDGSIFWNELSISPVRSPQGSITHYIGVQTDITHRQLVEATLQKSNEALAMRVETRTTALRKLNQRLLTELVGRKRAEAALQESEARLRAIFERATIGICRLDLRGQILESNPVMQQMLGYSEEALQFREFTDFVHPDDARTERTIYEDLADAEIERYERELQLFRSDGKGLWAHLTVSLVKDDGGEPSFAIAMIKDITERRTAESALRLTRSMLDGAAVAAFLVSADGRILYVNETAALSLGYRRSELLRLRIHDIAPDFQPEVWAEHWGMLKEFGSLCLDSQHQTKEEKIIPVELTENYLLFQGQEYVCIFALDITEHQRAEAEARRALLREQELNDLRSRFITTISHQYRAPLTAIHSSAEGLGQYGHQWPVEKRELHVRRIQVAVNQMTQLLDDVLTLGAIESGKIPFQPILINLGEFCQQLCEELKGDRELQRSQPENEAYPYPVLPPIRFTQAGDPTAVIDRHLLRHILANLLTNALKYSPLGEEVHFHLACEEEFAIFTIQDSGLGIPEADQPHIFELFHRGSNVGSLPGTGLGLSIVKKAIELHSGEIELISQVGVGTTAIATLPKC encoded by the coding sequence ATGCATGTCAATCAACAGTCGTCAGCATTGTCTCCCCTAGAACTGAAGGTGCAAACCTTTTTTGAACTCTCAGAAGACCTTTGCTGTATTTTAGGGTCAGACGGAGCGTTTAAAGCCTTGAACTCAGTATGGACAGACTGTTTAGGCTGGCAGCCAGAGGAATTGCGATCGCAAACCTGGTTAGCCCTCGTCGATCCGCAAGATACCCCCTCTAGTCAAACCGCCCTCAAAAGCTGTATTAACCAGAAACGCTACCCCCTACAAAACCGCTACCGCCATAAAGACGGCACCTATCATCGGTGTCAGTGGCGCTTCAGTGCAACCCCCGACGGCGATATTTACGCCATTGGCAAACTCGCGACAGCTTCCCCGGCCCTAGAAACCCAAGTCAAGCTCTATCATCAAGCATTAGAAGCCACCACTTGCGGCATTACCATCGCCGATCTGCACAAGCCAGACTATCCGATTATTTACTGTAACCGCGCCTTTGAACAAATTACCGGCTATTCTCAAGCAGAAGTGTTGGGGCAAAACTGCCGTTTTCTACAAACCCCAGATACCGATCCTGTGGCTGTCGAACAGATTCGGATTTGCTTGCGCGAAGGGATCTCCTGTAAGGTGATTCTCAAAAATCAACGCAAGGACGGATCGATCTTTTGGAATGAGTTATCGATCTCTCCAGTTCGCAGCCCCCAAGGCAGCATTACCCACTATATTGGCGTCCAAACCGATATCACCCACCGCCAACTGGTGGAAGCCACCCTGCAAAAGTCGAATGAAGCCCTAGCGATGCGAGTGGAAACGCGCACTACAGCCCTCCGCAAGCTCAATCAACGCCTGTTAACCGAGTTGGTGGGGCGAAAGCGAGCAGAGGCGGCTTTACAGGAAAGCGAAGCCCGTCTGAGAGCCATTTTTGAACGGGCAACCATTGGCATTTGTCGCCTAGATTTGCGGGGTCAGATTTTAGAAAGCAATCCCGTCATGCAGCAAATGCTGGGTTACTCTGAAGAAGCCTTGCAGTTCCGCGAGTTTACTGATTTTGTCCATCCCGATGATGCGCGAACAGAACGGACGATTTATGAAGACTTGGCGGATGCAGAAATTGAGCGCTACGAACGCGAGTTACAGTTATTTCGCAGCGATGGTAAGGGTTTGTGGGCGCACTTAACCGTGTCTTTGGTGAAAGATGATGGTGGCGAACCCAGTTTTGCGATCGCCATGATTAAAGATATCACCGAACGCCGTACCGCCGAATCTGCCCTGCGCCTCACCCGTTCGATGCTAGATGGTGCAGCCGTCGCCGCCTTTTTAGTCAGTGCGGATGGACGAATTTTGTACGTTAACGAAACCGCCGCCCTATCATTAGGCTATCGCCGTTCGGAGTTATTGCGCCTGCGAATTCACGATATCGCCCCAGATTTTCAGCCGGAGGTTTGGGCGGAACATTGGGGAATGCTCAAAGAGTTTGGTTCCCTGTGTTTGGACTCCCAACACCAAACCAAAGAGGAAAAAATTATTCCCGTAGAGTTAACCGAGAATTATCTATTATTCCAGGGTCAAGAATATGTCTGTATTTTCGCCCTAGATATCACCGAACATCAACGGGCGGAAGCAGAGGCGAGACGGGCGCTATTAAGAGAACAAGAACTCAACGATTTGCGATCGCGCTTTATTACCACCATCTCCCATCAGTATCGCGCCCCCCTGACTGCCATTCACTCTTCGGCTGAAGGACTCGGACAATACGGGCACCAATGGCCTGTAGAAAAACGAGAGTTACACGTTCGCCGCATTCAAGTTGCTGTCAACCAAATGACGCAATTACTCGATGATGTCTTAACCTTGGGTGCCATCGAAAGCGGGAAAATACCCTTTCAACCGATCCTTATAAACCTAGGGGAATTTTGTCAACAGCTTTGTGAAGAACTCAAGGGCGATCGCGAATTGCAACGTTCTCAACCCGAAAATGAAGCTTACCCCTATCCCGTTTTACCCCCCATCCGCTTTACCCAAGCAGGCGATCCCACCGCCGTTATCGATCGTCACCTATTGCGCCACATTCTGGCAAATTTACTCACCAACGCCTTAAAATATTCTCCCTTGGGAGAAGAAGTACATTTTCATCTAGCTTGCGAAGAGGAGTTCGCGATCTTTACCATTCAAGATAGCGGTTTAGGCATCCCCGAAGCCGACCAACCCCACATCTTTGAACTCTTCCATCGCGGGAGTAACGTCGGTTCCCTCCCCGGTACGGGTTTAGGACTGTCCATCGTCAAGAAAGCCATCGAACTCCACAGCGGCGAAATTGAGTTGATCTCCCAAGTTGGAGTAGGGACAACTGCGATCGCCACCTTACCCAAGTGCTGA
- a CDS encoding Hsp70 family protein has product MAIAIDFGTSNTVIARWNPVTAQPETLKLPNFSLQQAQNPPLIPSLIYVEEAQAGQVLVGQQVRDRGLDLSSDSRFFRNFKRGIGSDIQGFLPDLEGRSITFEQIGQWFLTRLVEQLQGEDSVIVTVPVDSFEAYRHWLGNVFADLKIERVRMVDEPTAAALGYGMAEEELLLVLDFGGGTLDLSLVRLDRSAGKKPLGFVLKWGEKLFSEESGQKVKTARVLAKAGQNLGGSDIDNWLVDYFAEAQNIPKTALIARLAERLKIQLSLNSEATEVYFDEDSLESYELSLNRDRFQEILQKHQFFDRLDEAMNQVLQQAKRQGLELNDISALLLVGGTAQIPAVQTWVQQYFNESQIRSQKPFEAIAQGALQLVQGIELKDFLYHGYGIRYWDRRNKRHSWHPLIKEGQPYPMSEPVELTLGASSDNQPSIELIIGELGAETGGTEVYFDGDRLITRILGRDQQAVKPLNDREGARTIAKLDPPGFPGSDRIKILFQVDEQRFLRMTVEDLLTNQTLLDDKPVVQLS; this is encoded by the coding sequence ATGGCGATCGCAATCGATTTTGGCACTAGCAATACCGTTATTGCCCGCTGGAACCCAGTCACCGCCCAGCCGGAAACGCTGAAATTACCGAACTTTTCTCTACAACAAGCCCAAAATCCCCCCCTAATTCCCAGTTTGATTTACGTGGAAGAGGCACAAGCAGGGCAAGTTTTAGTTGGGCAACAGGTGCGCGATCGCGGTTTAGATTTAAGTTCGGATTCGCGTTTTTTTAGAAACTTCAAGCGGGGAATTGGCTCGGATATTCAAGGCTTTCTACCCGATTTAGAGGGTAGGAGTATCACTTTTGAACAAATCGGACAATGGTTTCTAACTCGCCTGGTTGAACAACTTCAAGGGGAAGATTCTGTAATTGTTACCGTTCCGGTGGATAGTTTTGAAGCCTATCGCCACTGGTTAGGTAATGTGTTTGCCGATCTCAAAATTGAACGGGTGCGGATGGTAGATGAACCGACTGCCGCTGCTTTGGGGTATGGCATGGCAGAAGAAGAACTTTTATTAGTGCTAGATTTTGGGGGAGGAACGCTAGATTTATCCTTGGTTCGCCTCGATCGCAGCGCTGGCAAGAAACCGTTAGGCTTTGTGTTGAAATGGGGTGAAAAACTCTTTTCGGAAGAGTCTGGACAAAAGGTAAAAACAGCGAGAGTTTTAGCCAAAGCCGGACAAAATTTAGGCGGTTCGGATATTGATAACTGGTTAGTAGACTACTTTGCTGAAGCTCAAAATATTCCCAAAACAGCTTTGATCGCTCGCCTTGCCGAACGTCTCAAAATTCAATTATCCCTGAATTCCGAAGCCACAGAAGTTTATTTTGATGAAGATTCTTTAGAGAGTTATGAACTCAGTTTAAATCGCGATCGCTTTCAGGAAATCCTGCAAAAACACCAATTTTTCGATCGCTTAGATGAGGCGATGAATCAAGTTTTGCAACAAGCCAAACGCCAGGGCTTAGAACTCAATGATATCAGCGCGCTGTTACTCGTTGGAGGGACTGCCCAAATTCCCGCCGTTCAAACCTGGGTACAGCAATATTTTAATGAATCTCAGATTCGTTCGCAAAAACCCTTTGAAGCGATCGCCCAGGGTGCCTTACAGTTAGTTCAGGGAATTGAACTCAAAGACTTTCTCTATCACGGCTATGGCATCCGCTATTGGGATCGTCGCAACAAGCGCCATAGCTGGCATCCCCTGATTAAAGAAGGGCAACCCTACCCAATGAGCGAACCTGTAGAATTAACCTTGGGGGCATCCTCAGACAATCAACCCAGTATTGAATTAATTATCGGCGAACTGGGTGCAGAAACAGGCGGAACCGAGGTTTACTTTGATGGCGATCGCCTCATCACTCGCATTCTAGGCCGCGACCAACAAGCCGTCAAACCCCTCAACGATCGCGAAGGTGCCAGAACCATCGCCAAACTCGATCCCCCTGGCTTTCCGGGAAGCGATCGCATTAAGATCCTATTCCAGGTAGACGAACAGCGCTTTCTCCGCATGACGGTAGAAGACTTACTCACCAACCAAACCCTACTCGACGACAAACCCGTCGTTCAACTCAGTTAA
- a CDS encoding MFS transporter, whose product MTPSPNELPPVTENIPSPASGFRALSHNRSFLALWSGQLVAQIGDKIFFVLLISLLEIYHANAGMANSMRSLVMIAFTLPAILFGSAAGIFVDRVPKKRILIGANIIRAIFLILLAVLPKQFLILLGITFIVSTVTQFFAPAEQSAIALSVPREGLMSANSLFTVSTMGALIVGMAIGEPILSWTETWGGVIGKHLVVSVLYFIAAFILLGMRVKEPAIDPSQLALHPFSDLKAGFRYLQQNPLVRNAMVQLTVLYSVLAALTVLAIDLAADIGLRPTQFGFLLAASGVGMLLGAAILGGFGDRFSHKPVPLIGFLTIAFALCLFAFTTQIFFGLALSALLGIGGAFVVIPMQTLIQYSTPEAMRGKVFGFSNNAVNIALSLPLAIAGPLTDIIGLRFVLWGMSLGAAFAGLWAWANTRRVLEKVI is encoded by the coding sequence ATGACACCTTCTCCCAACGAACTTCCGCCAGTTACCGAGAATATTCCCTCTCCTGCGAGTGGTTTTCGCGCTTTATCTCACAATCGCTCATTTTTAGCGCTGTGGAGCGGGCAACTGGTTGCTCAGATTGGGGATAAAATCTTTTTTGTCTTGCTGATTAGCTTGCTGGAAATCTATCATGCGAATGCAGGCATGGCAAACTCCATGCGATCGCTGGTGATGATTGCTTTTACCTTACCGGCTATTCTCTTCGGTTCGGCGGCGGGAATTTTTGTCGATCGGGTTCCCAAAAAGCGTATTTTAATTGGCGCTAATATAATACGGGCGATCTTCTTGATCCTGCTGGCCGTACTGCCCAAGCAATTTCTGATTTTACTGGGAATTACCTTTATCGTTTCCACCGTCACTCAATTTTTTGCACCAGCCGAACAATCTGCGATCGCTCTTAGCGTACCTCGCGAAGGGCTAATGTCAGCCAATTCCCTGTTTACAGTCTCTACAATGGGCGCTTTAATTGTCGGCATGGCCATCGGCGAACCGATCCTATCTTGGACTGAAACTTGGGGAGGCGTTATCGGAAAGCATTTAGTCGTTAGCGTTCTCTATTTCATCGCCGCCTTCATTCTCCTGGGGATGCGCGTCAAAGAACCTGCCATAGACCCTTCTCAGCTTGCCTTGCACCCGTTTAGCGACCTCAAAGCCGGATTTCGCTATCTGCAACAAAATCCCTTAGTGCGAAACGCAATGGTGCAACTCACCGTATTGTATTCCGTACTGGCTGCCCTCACCGTCCTCGCCATCGATCTTGCCGCAGATATTGGCTTAAGACCGACTCAATTCGGCTTTTTGTTAGCCGCTTCTGGCGTAGGGATGCTGCTAGGTGCTGCTATTTTAGGCGGTTTTGGCGATCGCTTTTCCCACAAACCCGTCCCCTTGATTGGATTTCTCACCATCGCCTTCGCCTTGTGCTTATTTGCCTTCACCACGCAAATCTTCTTCGGTTTAGCCTTATCCGCCTTGCTAGGAATTGGCGGTGCTTTTGTCGTCATTCCCATGCAAACCCTGATTCAGTATTCCACCCCAGAAGCCATGCGCGGGAAAGTCTTTGGATTTTCCAATAATGCTGTGAATATTGCCTTAAGTTTACCGCTTGCGATCGCCGGCCCGTTAACCGATATTATTGGATTGCGCTTCGTATTGTGGGGAATGAGTCTAGGAGCCGCTTTTGCAGGACTTTGGGCTTGGGCAAACACGCGGCGCGTCTTAGAAAAAGTTATTTAA
- a CDS encoding D-alanyl-D-alanine carboxypeptidase: MLKAFPLSAACSVALLALISGCSNLSQAGSTQNATNSLEQAVVPNPSEQTGNTAKPPLQVSRVLTAAPDNPDPTVNAAIQLYVNQLASQGFAQANQGVWMQSGDTLLANHQGTVPLPAASITKVATSLAALSTYGPDHQFKTQFIATGPVENGVLQGDLVVVGGQDPFFVWEEAIAVGNTLNQMGIRQITGNLTIVGPFYMNFETLPQAAGQFLYTALDSQLWSGEVEDQYRTLPSGTPRPQVRIQGSVQVASTPPNNLQPIVNHYSYPVAELLKKMNQYSNNLMADMLADTVGGARVVAQKAAQAAGVPQAEIQLINGSGLGVENRISPRAAVAMFRATEQLLQPHQMTVADIFTVVGRDAGILETRQLPSLAVVKSGTLNEVSSLAGAIPTQQQGTIWFAIMNGGTDIEGFRLEQEGLLRSFLQQWGTLAVSPQELLPNPQRQSKRSYSELVK; encoded by the coding sequence ATGCTCAAAGCCTTTCCTCTGAGTGCTGCTTGTTCTGTTGCTTTGCTAGCCTTGATTTCTGGATGTTCCAACCTATCCCAAGCCGGATCGACCCAAAATGCGACCAACTCCCTAGAACAGGCCGTTGTTCCCAATCCTAGCGAGCAAACGGGAAATACAGCAAAGCCACCCCTTCAAGTGAGTCGAGTTTTAACGGCTGCGCCCGATAACCCCGATCCGACTGTTAATGCAGCCATTCAACTGTATGTCAACCAACTCGCTAGTCAAGGCTTTGCTCAGGCGAACCAAGGCGTCTGGATGCAATCGGGAGATACCTTACTGGCGAATCATCAAGGAACTGTTCCCTTACCTGCGGCTTCCATTACAAAGGTTGCAACCTCCCTAGCTGCCCTGTCAACCTATGGGCCAGATCATCAATTTAAAACCCAATTTATCGCAACCGGGCCAGTAGAAAATGGCGTATTGCAAGGGGATTTAGTGGTGGTTGGCGGGCAAGATCCATTTTTTGTCTGGGAAGAAGCGATCGCAGTCGGTAATACTCTCAATCAGATGGGAATTCGCCAAATTACCGGAAACTTGACGATCGTAGGGCCATTTTACATGAACTTTGAAACCCTTCCCCAAGCTGCCGGACAGTTTCTCTATACTGCATTGGATTCTCAACTCTGGTCTGGAGAAGTTGAAGATCAATACCGTACCTTACCTTCTGGAACGCCGCGCCCGCAAGTTCGGATTCAAGGTTCTGTCCAAGTTGCATCCACCCCACCGAATAACCTGCAACCCATCGTTAATCATTACTCCTATCCCGTCGCTGAGTTGCTGAAGAAGATGAACCAATACAGCAACAATCTCATGGCGGATATGCTAGCCGATACTGTGGGTGGGGCGCGAGTCGTCGCCCAAAAAGCTGCACAAGCCGCCGGAGTTCCCCAAGCCGAAATTCAACTGATTAATGGTTCGGGTTTAGGGGTAGAAAATCGCATTTCTCCCCGCGCCGCCGTGGCGATGTTCCGCGCTACCGAACAATTACTCCAACCCCATCAAATGACGGTAGCCGATATTTTCACCGTCGTCGGACGCGATGCAGGTATTCTAGAAACGCGCCAACTTCCTAGCCTAGCCGTAGTGAAGTCAGGAACCCTTAATGAAGTCAGTTCTTTAGCAGGTGCTATCCCCACGCAACAGCAAGGAACGATCTGGTTTGCCATTATGAACGGCGGAACCGATATCGAAGGCTTTCGCTTAGAACAAGAGGGCTTATTACGCAGTTTCCTCCAACAATGGGGAACCTTAGCCGTTTCTCCCCAAGAGTTACTCCCTAACCCTCAAAGACAAAGCAAGCGTTCTTATAGTGAGTTGGTGAAGTAA
- a CDS encoding tetratricopeptide repeat protein — translation MLRFPRFSYSAMPLVGLGAIAIALGSVPVVQAQTPPAIVAQAENAERYIRLAVEEYQEGNNQAALDALNQAIALNPTMADIYILRGIVRSELNDPQGAIADYSEAIELDGDDAEVYIVRGLAQLALKQYQAAEADFNRALERDSSHADAYTFRGTSRMELNNRQGGLQDFQKAEEIYFAQGNARGLGRLSQALIVADVITFEGGSGDRPENAVIIKGASNQALGVPAQYHYLIEHFGRPDRDWRLAEQSMLNQSDRQYNRMDLQLADGRRQVVYFDITDYYSKGLDGRLQVP, via the coding sequence ATGCTGCGTTTTCCCCGCTTTAGTTATAGCGCGATGCCTTTGGTTGGGTTAGGAGCGATCGCGATCGCGTTAGGTTCTGTGCCTGTGGTGCAAGCTCAAACCCCTCCTGCTATTGTCGCTCAAGCTGAGAATGCCGAACGCTATATTCGTCTAGCGGTTGAAGAGTATCAAGAAGGGAATAACCAAGCCGCCTTAGATGCGCTCAATCAAGCGATCGCTCTTAACCCGACAATGGCAGATATTTATATTTTGCGGGGAATTGTCAGATCGGAACTCAACGATCCGCAGGGTGCGATCGCCGATTATAGTGAAGCGATTGAGCTAGATGGCGATGATGCGGAAGTGTATATCGTCCGGGGATTGGCGCAGTTAGCACTTAAGCAATATCAAGCGGCCGAAGCAGACTTTAATCGGGCATTAGAGCGCGATAGCAGCCACGCTGATGCCTATACTTTTCGCGGTACGTCTCGGATGGAGTTGAACAACCGCCAAGGGGGTTTACAGGACTTCCAGAAGGCAGAGGAGATATATTTTGCTCAAGGGAATGCGAGGGGATTGGGTAGACTTTCGCAAGCGTTAATTGTGGCAGATGTGATTACCTTTGAAGGCGGATCGGGCGATCGCCCAGAAAATGCTGTCATTATCAAAGGGGCTTCCAATCAAGCATTAGGGGTTCCGGCGCAGTATCATTATTTAATCGAGCATTTCGGCAGACCGGATCGAGATTGGAGACTCGCCGAGCAGTCGATGTTGAATCAGAGCGATCGCCAATACAACCGCATGGATCTGCAACTAGCTGACGGTCGCCGCCAAGTCGTCTATTTTGATATCACAGACTATTATTCCAAAGGGTTAGACGGTCGCCTGCAAGTCCCCTAA